In the genome of Paenibacillus pabuli, one region contains:
- a CDS encoding ABC transporter substrate-binding protein — MRIKKGLTGFIVGALMLGLLAGCVGKNETNGGDNGGGAAAGKVKLTMWGAVPPENGPQEVVDTWNAEHPDIQVEYVRFVNDDDGNLKLDTALSTGQNVDLYVNYTLTNLDKRIKGGTALDLGEFTDYNIDEKMGEDAASWKVDGKYYGMPTKKNAAFFALNMKALDQAGLSVPTAWTWDEAREYALKLKSAGFKYGLVQHTASYVDPLDSVLVKNGYVKADGTSNLDDPLVTKWLETLNGMMKEDATTPPLGEQLTSKMPVENMFLGGESAMINIGEWLIRSSNNMTEFPRDWKIAFAPVPRLAAQEADMVKSGGLGDFIAINSKSKNKEAAWEFLKWYADGGMMPMAAGGRLPSSNAVDQQTAIDHLLGDYADSYDKESLEFVLYGDKTPTFVRSIAQEVIDLRAQEYEKFFLDNQTAEVTVQNMVKRHNDWLKQNQ; from the coding sequence ATGAGAATCAAAAAAGGATTAACAGGGTTCATCGTTGGTGCGCTGATGCTGGGCTTGCTTGCCGGATGTGTTGGTAAAAATGAGACGAACGGTGGAGATAACGGAGGTGGAGCGGCAGCGGGAAAAGTGAAGCTCACCATGTGGGGCGCAGTGCCGCCGGAGAATGGTCCGCAGGAAGTTGTGGATACCTGGAATGCAGAGCATCCTGACATTCAGGTGGAATATGTGCGGTTTGTGAATGACGACGATGGTAATCTGAAGCTGGATACGGCACTGTCCACCGGTCAGAACGTTGACTTATATGTCAATTACACCCTAACGAATCTCGATAAACGCATTAAGGGCGGGACGGCATTGGATCTCGGTGAGTTCACGGACTACAACATTGACGAGAAAATGGGAGAAGACGCGGCTTCGTGGAAAGTAGACGGTAAATATTACGGTATGCCGACCAAGAAAAATGCTGCCTTCTTCGCCTTAAATATGAAAGCGCTTGATCAGGCCGGACTGAGTGTACCCACAGCCTGGACTTGGGATGAAGCCCGTGAATATGCGCTCAAGCTGAAGTCCGCTGGGTTCAAGTACGGATTGGTGCAGCATACCGCTTCCTATGTGGACCCGCTCGACTCCGTTCTGGTGAAGAACGGCTATGTTAAGGCGGACGGAACTTCCAACCTCGACGATCCGCTTGTTACCAAATGGCTGGAGACATTGAACGGAATGATGAAGGAGGATGCAACCACGCCTCCACTTGGCGAGCAGCTGACTTCCAAAATGCCAGTGGAGAACATGTTCCTTGGCGGCGAGTCTGCCATGATCAACATTGGCGAATGGCTGATCCGCTCATCGAACAACATGACCGAGTTCCCTCGGGATTGGAAAATCGCCTTTGCCCCTGTTCCGAGACTGGCTGCACAGGAAGCGGATATGGTGAAGAGTGGGGGACTTGGTGACTTTATCGCGATCAATTCCAAGTCGAAAAATAAAGAAGCCGCGTGGGAGTTCCTGAAATGGTACGCCGATGGAGGAATGATGCCGATGGCTGCGGGTGGACGTCTGCCTTCCTCAAATGCAGTCGATCAACAGACGGCCATTGATCATCTGCTTGGCGATTATGCCGATTCGTATGACAAAGAGTCACTGGAATTTGTGCTGTATGGTGACAAGACACCTACGTTTGTCCGCAGCATTGCACAGGAAGTGATTGATCTGCGTGCACAGGAATATGAGAAGTTCTTCCTTGACAACCAGACTGCCGAAGTTACGGTCCAGAACATGGTCAAACGACATAATGATTGGTTGAAGCAGAACCAATAG
- a CDS encoding response regulator transcription factor, whose amino-acid sequence MWKVLLVEDEVFVRESVREIISWEELGFTVIGESGNGTEALAMIIRDTPDLVLTDIVMPGMDGLELLKQTRQVGLKTKFVMLTCMGEFEYVRRAMEYGASNYILKLSMSVNSLRDTLRKVSAELGASAEAQTETYDHEVSPPAPILTSTPASLTSFTVSSAALSDTNLPFTPVREPVVKHPEISKIIEYIGQHYDQDITVKSMSRYVMMGENYVSALFKKKTGHTLIHYLHGVRMEKAAEYLRETDLSVQEIGYRVGFGSDNYFIKIFKRWTGCTPSQYRHRS is encoded by the coding sequence ATGTGGAAAGTATTACTTGTAGAGGATGAGGTATTTGTACGAGAGTCGGTGCGAGAGATCATTTCCTGGGAAGAGCTGGGCTTCACGGTCATCGGAGAATCCGGTAATGGGACCGAAGCACTGGCGATGATCATACGGGATACACCGGATCTGGTGCTGACTGATATTGTCATGCCGGGTATGGATGGTCTTGAATTACTCAAGCAGACGCGCCAGGTCGGGTTGAAAACCAAGTTTGTTATGCTCACCTGTATGGGGGAGTTCGAATATGTACGCCGTGCGATGGAATATGGGGCATCGAATTATATTCTGAAGCTGTCCATGAGTGTGAATTCATTGCGTGATACACTACGTAAAGTAAGTGCGGAACTGGGAGCTTCGGCTGAAGCCCAGACAGAGACATATGATCATGAAGTGTCGCCTCCCGCACCAATTCTCACATCAACGCCTGCTTCGCTTACATCTTTTACGGTCTCTTCTGCGGCCCTGTCTGATACGAATCTTCCGTTCACACCTGTTCGTGAGCCGGTTGTAAAGCATCCGGAGATTAGCAAAATTATTGAGTACATCGGACAGCATTACGATCAGGACATTACCGTCAAATCCATGTCACGATATGTGATGATGGGCGAGAATTATGTGAGTGCTTTGTTCAAAAAGAAAACCGGTCATACCCTGATTCACTACTTGCATGGGGTACGGATGGAGAAAGCCGCTGAATACTTGCGTGAAACGGATCTTTCCGTACAGGAGATAGGTTACCGGGTGGGATTCGGAAGCGATAATTATTTCATTAAAATATTCAAGCGTTGGACCGGTTGCACGCCCAGCCAGTACCGCCACCGCTCGTGA